The Ornithinimicrobium faecis region ACGACCATCGTCAGCGCCGGCGCGATCAGCATCGGTGCGCTCGCCTTCATCCTGCTGGTCATGGCAGTCAACTTCCGAGGGGTGGCCGAGTCGGTCAAGCTCAACGTGGTGCTGACCCTGATCGAGCTGTCCGGCCTGCTCCTCGTGATCTTCGTCGGGCTGTGGGCGGTCGCCGGCTTCTCCGGGGCGGAGGTCGACTTCTCCCGCATCACCGTCTTTGAGAGCCCGAGCGGCAAGAGCGCCTTCATGGCCGTGACCGCGGCGACCGGCCTGGCCTTCTTTGCCATGGTCGGGTTCGAGGACTCGGTCAACATGGCCGAGGAGACCAAGGAGCCCAGCCGCATCTTCCCGAAGGTGATGCTCAGCGGGCTGCTGCTCACCGGTCTGATCTATGTGCTGGTGTCGATCACCGCCGTTGCGCTGGTGCCGGTCGGAGAGCTGGCCCAGGGCGGGACACCGTTGCTGACCGTCGTCGAGCGTGGTGCCCCCAACCTGCCGATTGACACGCTCTATCCGTTCATTGCGATGTTTGCCGTCGCCAACTCCGCCCTGATCAACATGATGATGGCCTCACGGCTGCTCTATGGCATGGCCAGGCAGGGCGTGCTGCCCAAGCCACTCGGTCTGGTGCACAAGGGGCGCCAGACACCGTGGGCGGCGATCGTGTTCACGACCGCGCTCGCGATCGGCCTGATCTTGTTGGTGCAGTCGGTCTCCAACCTCGGTGACGTCACTGCGCTCCTGCTGCTCGGTGTGTTCAGCGTCGTCAACGTCGCCTGCCTGATCCTGCGCAAGGACCACGTGGACCATGAACACTTCACGGCGCCGACGGCGCTGCCGGTGATCGGCGCACTCGCCTGTGCCTACATGGTCGGTCCGTGGACCGGCCGCGAGGGATCGGTCTATGGCATCGCCGGCTGGTTGGTCGTGATCGGTGTCGTGCTCTGGATCGTGACGTGGATGCTCAACCGGGCGCTCTATGCCAAGCCCACCCGGATCAAGGAGCCCACCGACCTGACCTGATCCACCCACCTCAACCGCACGCTTCGCCACACACCTGACCCCACCGATGGGGGACCGGGCCGGGGGAGGTGACGAGCGTCATACAGAGTCAGTTGGTGGTCGGTGCCCTGTGTCCGGTAGTGTTGATCCTTGCCCGCGTTGTGCGATGCAGCACTGATTGAAGGGCTCGCCGGAGGACAAACCGTTCCTCGCGGCCCATCGGGTGCCATTGAGAGCACCTGGAGGTAGGTCGGTCACGCTCAAGTTAGCGATGAGGCGTCCAACCTCATCGAGTTAACCAGAATTGAGCGATTCGCCATGGCCAAGGCCATCGGGCGCGCTTCCGCGCCCTCCAACAAGAAGAAGCCCCGCCACACGACGGCCCAGAAAAAGGCCGCCGCCAAGTCACGTGAGTTGTCCGCGCGCTCCTCGCGCCGCGACGACCGCACCTCGTATGCCGACCGGAACGACCGTGATGACCGCCCCCGTCGCGGTGGTCAGGGTGGCAAGCGCTACGACGAGCGCCCGCAGCGGTCCGACCGTGACGACCGCGGTGGTCGCCGTGACTGGAACAACCGGGACGACCGTGGCCCGCGCCGCGAGTTCAACCGCGACGAGCGCCCCCAGCGTCGTGACTGGAACAGCGATGACCGTGGTCCCCGTCGTGACTTCAACGGTGAGCGTCCGCAGCGTCGTGAGTGGAACAACCGCGATGACCGTGGCCCGCGCCGTGACTTCAACGGTGAGCGTCCGCAGCGTCGTGAGTGGAACCGTGACGAGCGCCCCCAGCGTCGTGACTGGAACAGCGATGACCGTGGTCCCCGTCGTGACTTCAACGGTGAGCGTCCGCAGCGTCGTGAGTGGAACAACCGCGATGACCGTGGCCCGCGCCGTGACTTCAACGGTGAGCGTCCGCAGCGTCGCGAGTGGAACCGTGACGACCGCCCGCAGCGGTCCTTCGACCGTGACGACCGTGGTCCCCGTCGTGAGTGGAACAACCGCGATGACCGTGGCCCGCGCCGTGACTTCAACGGTGAGCGTCCGCAGCGTCGTGAGTGGAACCGCGACGACCGCCCGACTCGTCGGGACACCTCGGACGAGGCCCGTCAGAACCACAGCTGGGAGCGGCGCGAGCGTCGTGACAACCGGCACTTCTCCGAGGACCGCCCGCACTCGGTGCAGGAGCACCGTGTCGAGGAGACCCCGAAGCAGGCCAAGCCCGTGCACGAGGGCCCGAACGAGTTCGGTGACCTCGGGCTGAACGAGCAGCTGGTCGAGCGCCTCACCCAGCTCGGGCTGGTCAAGCCGTTCCCAATCCAGGCCGCCACCATCCCCGATGCCCTGGCTGGTCGTGACCTGCTGGGTCGGGGTCAGACCGGTTCTGGCAAGACGCTGGCCTTCGGCCTGCCGACGCTGCACCGCCTGGCAGAGGGCGAGCGCGCCAAGCCGCGCAAGCCGCACGCGCTGATCCTGACGCCGACCCGTGAGCTCGCGATGCAGATCATGGAGGCCCTGCGTCCGCTGCTGCAGACGATGCGACTGCGCCACCAGTTGGTGGCCGGCGGCATGTCCTACACCCCGCAGCTGCGCAGCCTGGAGCAGGGCGTTGACCTGCTCGTTGCCACGCCGGGTCGCCTCGCCGACCTGCTCGAGCGCGGTGCCGCTGACCTCTCCGAGGTCAAGATCACGGTGCTCGACGAGGCCGACCACATGGCCGAGATGGGCTTCGTCGAGGCGATCTCTGAGATCCTTGACCTCACCCCGGCCGATGGCCAGCGCCTGCTGTTCTCGGCAACGCTGGACCACGGTGTGGACAAGGTCGCCAAGAAGTACCTCTCGGACCCGGTGACCCACCAGACGGACAGCGCCACCGCGAGCGTGTCCACCATGGAGCACCACGTCTTCCTGGTCGACCCGCAGCACAAGAAGCCGATCACCGCGGCGATCGCCAACCGCACGGGCCGGACCATTGTCTTCGTGCGCACCAAGCTGGGCGCCGACCGCATTGCGCTGCAGTTGCGTGAGTGCGGCGTGTTCGCCGCGGCCCTGCACGGTGGGCTCAACCAGGCGCAGCGCACCCGCGTCCTCGAGGCGTTCAAGTCCGGCGAGTTGCCGGTCCTGGTCGCCACGGACGTCGCGGCGCGTGGCATCCACGTTGACGAGGTGTCCCTCGTGCTCCAGGCGGACCCGCCGGCAGATCACAAGGACTACCTGCACCGTGCCGGTCGCACGGCGCGTGCGGGGGAGACCGGTCGCGTGGTGACCCTGGCACTGCCGCACCAGAAGAAGGGCGTGCAGCGCATGCTCGAGGCCGCCGGTGTGGACGCCAACCCGACCAAGGTGACTCCGCAGGACTCCGCGGTGCTGGAGACCGCCGGTGGCCGTGAGCCTTCCTTCGAGGCGATCCCGCAGTCGGTGCTCGACCGCCTGCTGCGCCCGAAGCGTCCCCAGGGTCGTGGCAACTACCGCGGTCGCCCGCAGCGCCGCAACGGCGGCTTCGACCGCGAGCGCGGCAACCGCGTCGCCGGTGGCTACCGGGGCAACCGCTGATTTCAGCCCTGGCGGCAGCTGACTGCTGCTGACAACGAGACCGGCCCCGCACGCGATCAGCGTGCGGGGCCGGTCTCGTTGTCTGTGGTGTCAGTCGTAGAGGCGGTTGCGCGAGGTGAAGACCTCAAGCGGATTAAGAGGTCCTTCGATGGTCGCGGTGCCGGGGATGGCAGTCCACGCGCCACCATCGACGCTGACGTCGCCGCCGTAGACCACCGTGATGTGCGGCTCGACCGTCGCCGCGCCCGAGTATTCGTGCGTGATGTCACCGTCTGGGTGTTGACCACCGAGCGAGCTGGTCGGGCCGATCGAGTTCCCGTCGCCAAAGTGGTAGGTCGCCGACTCCAGGACCGGACGGATGCGCACCTCGTAACCGATGATCTCGGTGGTGTCGATCTCGTCGGGTTCGAAGCCATCCTCTGGCCAGACGAGTTCATAGAAGACCGGCAGGTTGACGAGCGTGCGGCCATCCGGTGGCTCAATCGACATCGTGGGCAGAGCGAAATCGGTCTGGTGGAACTGCTCGAGAATCATCTCCTCGGTGAGTTCTTGACCGCCCTCGCCCGACCTGGGTGGAACTTCCGATCGATAGCACGTCGGGAACACCAGCACGAAGATTCCGACTTCGCCAGAGTCCTCCACTGTCCGACGATATACGTCAGAGTATGGTCCCGAACTCCCAGGAACTCGTTCTTCGCAGTAGGTTGTGGCGAACTCACAACTTACTCGATCAGGGAAGTGGGGATCATTCCCTGGGCATCTGATAACGGCTGAGTACTCGTACCATTTATCTGGGTTTTTCGGGTCCGTTTTGGGTGGGTAGGCACGGCTGAGTGCGCGCGTTTCTGAGAGTGTCAACCCAATATATTTCCCTGGTGGGACGATGATACATTCTTTTATGACAGGCTTTTTGCA contains the following coding sequences:
- a CDS encoding APC family permease, which codes for MSDVVLDKSGGEQETELKRVLGPKLLLLFIVGDILGTGIYALTGKVAGEVGGAVWLPFMVAFAIAIITAFSYLELVTKYPRAGGAASFVHRAFEIHFITFLVTFTVMASGITSASTASRAFAENMFKGFNTFVEEGPDGTTIVSAGAISIGALAFILLVMAVNFRGVAESVKLNVVLTLIELSGLLLVIFVGLWAVAGFSGAEVDFSRITVFESPSGKSAFMAVTAATGLAFFAMVGFEDSVNMAEETKEPSRIFPKVMLSGLLLTGLIYVLVSITAVALVPVGELAQGGTPLLTVVERGAPNLPIDTLYPFIAMFAVANSALINMMMASRLLYGMARQGVLPKPLGLVHKGRQTPWAAIVFTTALAIGLILLVQSVSNLGDVTALLLLGVFSVVNVACLILRKDHVDHEHFTAPTALPVIGALACAYMVGPWTGREGSVYGIAGWLVVIGVVLWIVTWMLNRALYAKPTRIKEPTDLT
- a CDS encoding DEAD/DEAH box helicase; translated protein: MAKAIGRASAPSNKKKPRHTTAQKKAAAKSRELSARSSRRDDRTSYADRNDRDDRPRRGGQGGKRYDERPQRSDRDDRGGRRDWNNRDDRGPRREFNRDERPQRRDWNSDDRGPRRDFNGERPQRREWNNRDDRGPRRDFNGERPQRREWNRDERPQRRDWNSDDRGPRRDFNGERPQRREWNNRDDRGPRRDFNGERPQRREWNRDDRPQRSFDRDDRGPRREWNNRDDRGPRRDFNGERPQRREWNRDDRPTRRDTSDEARQNHSWERRERRDNRHFSEDRPHSVQEHRVEETPKQAKPVHEGPNEFGDLGLNEQLVERLTQLGLVKPFPIQAATIPDALAGRDLLGRGQTGSGKTLAFGLPTLHRLAEGERAKPRKPHALILTPTRELAMQIMEALRPLLQTMRLRHQLVAGGMSYTPQLRSLEQGVDLLVATPGRLADLLERGAADLSEVKITVLDEADHMAEMGFVEAISEILDLTPADGQRLLFSATLDHGVDKVAKKYLSDPVTHQTDSATASVSTMEHHVFLVDPQHKKPITAAIANRTGRTIVFVRTKLGADRIALQLRECGVFAAALHGGLNQAQRTRVLEAFKSGELPVLVATDVAARGIHVDEVSLVLQADPPADHKDYLHRAGRTARAGETGRVVTLALPHQKKGVQRMLEAAGVDANPTKVTPQDSAVLETAGGREPSFEAIPQSVLDRLLRPKRPQGRGNYRGRPQRRNGGFDRERGNRVAGGYRGNR